Proteins encoded within one genomic window of Edaphobacter lichenicola:
- a CDS encoding SDR family oxidoreductase: MARYLITGIAGFIGSSLAHTLVEQGHDVRGIDNLSTGNLDNLADIRHAIDFHEMDLQDATGMKSACDGIDYILHQGALASVPRSVKDPLTSHESNINGTLNLLIAARDAKVRRIVYAASSSAYGDQPTQPKQEDMLPRPLSPYAVQKLTCEYYLQSFYRAYGLEGVCLRYFNIFGPRQAADSPYSGVIAQFTFKMMEGTAPTIFGDGLTSRDFNYVDNAVSANLLACLAPSEVATGRVFNIGTGKSHTLNEVYATIAGQLGFTAQPIYGPPRAGDIQHSLADITRASTELGYLPKAHFHEGLKKTVAWYLEEKQKKEVTALKA, encoded by the coding sequence ATGGCCCGTTATCTCATCACCGGAATCGCAGGCTTCATCGGCTCATCCCTGGCCCACACTCTCGTCGAGCAGGGACACGACGTACGCGGCATCGACAACCTCTCCACCGGCAACCTCGACAACCTCGCCGACATCCGCCACGCCATCGACTTTCATGAGATGGACCTCCAGGATGCCACCGGCATGAAGTCCGCCTGCGACGGCATCGACTACATCCTCCATCAGGGTGCCCTCGCCTCGGTCCCGCGCTCGGTCAAAGATCCCCTTACCTCGCACGAATCCAACATCAACGGCACGCTGAACCTGCTCATCGCAGCGCGTGACGCCAAGGTTCGCCGCATCGTCTACGCGGCCTCCTCCTCGGCCTACGGCGACCAGCCCACCCAGCCCAAGCAGGAAGACATGCTCCCCCGCCCGCTCTCGCCCTACGCCGTCCAGAAGCTCACCTGCGAGTACTACCTCCAGTCCTTCTACCGAGCCTACGGCCTCGAAGGCGTCTGCCTGCGCTACTTCAACATCTTCGGCCCCCGCCAGGCCGCCGACTCGCCCTACTCCGGCGTCATCGCCCAGTTCACCTTCAAGATGATGGAGGGCACCGCCCCTACCATCTTCGGCGACGGCCTCACCAGCCGCGACTTCAACTACGTCGACAACGCCGTCAGCGCCAACCTCCTCGCCTGCCTCGCGCCCAGCGAAGTAGCCACCGGCCGCGTCTTCAACATCGGCACCGGCAAGAGCCACACCCTCAACGAGGTCTACGCCACCATCGCTGGCCAGCTCGGCTTCACCGCCCAGCCGATCTACGGCCCCCCAAGAGCAGGCGACATCCAGCACTCCCTGGCCGACATCACCCGCGCCAGCACCGAGCTGGGCTATCTACCCAAAGCCCACTTCCACGAAGGCCTCAAGAAGACCGTCGCCTGGTACCTCGAAGAGAAGCAGAAAAAGGAAGTCACAGCTCTCAAAGCCTGA
- a CDS encoding PEP-CTERM sorting domain-containing protein, whose amino-acid sequence MKLFSKLSALGVVFVVATTFASADTLQIGSYGSDGGNFGNDNTVLANSNYPGFAYSDGFGFGQLPGSGTVDLASDGSVWNTALPNSSWVSWAQTGPQSSPFVATPNANYFFTSTFTLDTKNPSGASGYLNIYADDTVAVFLNGNLEITPTGDSYPHCSNGIPTCIGDPTRVSLNSNDFVSGVNTLTFQVLQANGADYGVDFSGEVSPVPEPSSLLLLGTGLIGSAGALLRRMRA is encoded by the coding sequence ATGAAGCTGTTTTCGAAACTCTCTGCCTTGGGAGTGGTGTTCGTGGTTGCAACCACGTTCGCCTCTGCCGACACTCTTCAAATTGGAAGCTATGGATCGGATGGCGGTAACTTTGGCAACGACAATACGGTTTTGGCAAACTCCAACTATCCGGGCTTCGCGTATAGCGACGGGTTCGGGTTTGGTCAGCTGCCGGGCTCCGGTACGGTGGATCTTGCCTCCGATGGGTCGGTGTGGAACACCGCACTGCCGAATTCGAGCTGGGTCTCCTGGGCCCAGACGGGACCACAGTCGAGTCCGTTTGTCGCGACGCCAAATGCCAACTACTTCTTCACCAGCACGTTCACCCTTGACACCAAGAATCCTAGCGGCGCGAGCGGCTACCTGAATATCTACGCGGACGATACGGTTGCGGTATTTCTGAATGGGAACCTGGAGATCACGCCGACGGGAGACTCGTATCCGCATTGCTCGAACGGTATACCAACCTGTATCGGCGATCCTACGCGGGTGTCGCTCAACTCGAACGATTTTGTCAGCGGAGTCAATACGTTGACGTTTCAAGTTCTCCAGGCTAATGGTGCGGACTACGGCGTCGATTTTTCCGGTGAGGTCTCACCGGTTCCGGAGCCGAGTTCGCTGCTGCTTCTGGGAACGGGCCTGATTGGTTCTGCGGGTGCATTGTTGCGTCGGATGCGCGCGTAG